GAAGGCGACGCCCTGGTTGTCGATGATGGGCCGCCCGAACTGCTCGCGGGTCTTGGCGTAGTCGAGGGCGACCTCGTAGGCGGCACGGGCGGTGCCGACCGCCATCGCGCCGACGGCCGGACGGGACGCCTCGAACGTGGCCATGGCGGCGTTCTTCACGCGCTCACCGCCCTGCTTGGCCCGCTCGCGGGCACGGGCCAGGCGCTCGTCGAGCTTCTCCTTGCCGCCCAGCAGGCAGGAGCCGGGGACGCGGACGTTCTCCAGGACGACCTCGGCGGTGTGCGAGGCGCGGATGCCGTGCTTCTTGAACTTCTGCCCCTGCGACAGGCCCGGCGTGTTCGGCGGGATGATGAAGGAGGCGTGGCCCTTGGAGCCGAGCTCGGGGTCGACGACCGCGACGACGACGTGAACGTTGGCGATACCGCCGTTGGTCGCCCAGGTCTTCGTGCCGTTGATCACCCACTCGTCCTTGGCCTCGTCGTAGACGGCACGCGTGCGCATGGAGGCCACGTCGGAGCCGGCGTCGGGCTCGGAGGAGCAGAAGGCGGCGACCTTGACGTCGTTGGCGTCGCCGTACATCTGCGGGATCCAGGTGCCGATCTGTTCCTCGGTTCCGTTGGCAAGAACGCCCACGGCGGCCAGACCCGTGCCTACGATCGACAGGGCGATGCCCGCGTCGCCCCAGAACAGCTCCTCCATGGCCATCGGGATGCCCAGCCCGGTGGGGTCGAAGTACTGCTGGGCGTAGAAGTCGAGGGAGTAGATGCCAACCTTCGCGGCCTCCTGGATGACCGGCCAGGGAGTCTCCTCACGCTCGTCCCATTCGGCGGCCGCGGGGCGGATGACGTCGGCGGCGAAGCCGTGCAGCCAGTCCCGGACCTCCTTCTGTTCGTCGTTGAGCTCCATGGTGAACTCGGCCATGTCCCCTCCAGCGGCGACGTGCAAATGTGTTACTAGCGGTAACCCGAGTCTGTTACCCACGGGTAGGAAAAGTCAACTCCGACGACGTCTCGGCAGCCTGTTCGATGCAGTGGGCATGTTGGGTGTTAGTTTGCGCAGGCGTTACCGATTCAGCACGGGTGGGGAGAGCTCATGGACACCACACAGCGGACCGAGCAGCAGCGGTCCGCCGACCGCCGTCGGCGCGAGCTGCTGGAGGCCGCGGACAGGGTGGTGCTGCGGGATGGCCCACAGGCCTCGATGAACGCCATAGCGGCGGAGGCGGGCATCACGAAGCCGATTCTCTACCGCCACTTCGGTGACAAGGGCGGCCTGTACGCCGCGCTGGCCAAGCGGCACACCGACGCCCTGCTGGATTCCCTGCGCGCGGCGCTCGACGCGCCCGCGGAGCGCCGGGAGCGCGTCGAGGCCACGCTGGACACCTACCTCGCGGCGATCGAGGCACGGCCCCAGGTGTACCGGTTCCTGATGCACCCGGCGGAGGGCGGTACGGCGGCCGAGCAGGGCTTCGACGTCGGCAAGCACTCGGCGCCGCTGCTGCGCAGGATGGGCGAGGAACTGGCCCAGGTCATCGAGGACCGGCTGGACCTGGGCCCCGAGAGCCAGCGGCTGGCCCGGGTCTGGGGGCACGGGATAGTCGGGATGATGCACGCGGCCGGCGACTGGTGGCTGGGGGAACGACCGTGCTCGCGCGCGGAGTTGGTACGGAGCCTGGCCGACCTGCTGTGGGGGCGGCTGGCCGCGGCCGGCGACCGGATCGGCGGCCCGGGCTTCTAGAGGCCGCTCTCCCGCAAAGATCCGCCGGAAGGGCGGTGCCAGGACGCCTTCGCCACCTGGCGCAGCAGCTTCCGTCTGCGCCGTCCGGTGAGGTGATCGGCGTAGATCCGGCCCTCGAGATGGTCGCACTCGTGCTGCAGGCACCGCGCGAAGAAACCCGTTCCGTGCACGGTGACCGGCTCCCCGGTCACCGTGAACCCCTCCACCACCGCGTGGTCGTGGCGCTCGGTCCCCGCCTCCAGGCCCGGCAGCGACAGGCAGCCCTCCGGGCCGCGGACCACCACCCCGTCGGCCTCCACCAGACGCGGGTTGACCATGTGGCCGAGATGGCGGACGTCCTCGTCGTCCGGGCAGTCGTAGACGAAGACCCGCCACGGCTCCCCCACCTGGTTGGCCGCCAGGCCCACGCCTTGGGCCGCGTACATCGTGGCGAACAAGTCCTCCACGAGTGCCGCCAGTTCGGGGCCGAAGTCGGTGACTTCCGCGCAGGGAGCGTGCAGTGCCGCGTCCCCGAGCAGGGTGAGGGGTCT
Above is a genomic segment from Streptomyces sp. SLBN-31 containing:
- a CDS encoding acyl-CoA dehydrogenase family protein, which codes for MAEFTMELNDEQKEVRDWLHGFAADVIRPAAAEWDEREETPWPVIQEAAKVGIYSLDFYAQQYFDPTGLGIPMAMEELFWGDAGIALSIVGTGLAAVGVLANGTEEQIGTWIPQMYGDANDVKVAAFCSSEPDAGSDVASMRTRAVYDEAKDEWVINGTKTWATNGGIANVHVVVAVVDPELGSKGHASFIIPPNTPGLSQGQKFKKHGIRASHTAEVVLENVRVPGSCLLGGKEKLDERLARARERAKQGGERVKNAAMATFEASRPAVGAMAVGTARAAYEVALDYAKTREQFGRPIIDNQGVAFQLADMRTSVDAARLLVWRASWMAINGRPFTAAEGSMSKLFASETAKKVTAQAIQILGGNGYTREYPVERMHRDAAIYTIFEGTSEIQRLVIARTLSGMPIR
- a CDS encoding TetR family transcriptional regulator; translated protein: MDTTQRTEQQRSADRRRRELLEAADRVVLRDGPQASMNAIAAEAGITKPILYRHFGDKGGLYAALAKRHTDALLDSLRAALDAPAERRERVEATLDTYLAAIEARPQVYRFLMHPAEGGTAAEQGFDVGKHSAPLLRRMGEELAQVIEDRLDLGPESQRLARVWGHGIVGMMHAAGDWWLGERPCSRAELVRSLADLLWGRLAAAGDRIGGPGF
- the def gene encoding peptide deformylase, which codes for MRNGSIPGVHGRVRPLTLLGDAALHAPCAEVTDFGPELAALVEDLFATMYAAQGVGLAANQVGEPWRVFVYDCPDDEDVRHLGHMVNPRLVEADGVVVRGPEGCLSLPGLEAGTERHDHAVVEGFTVTGEPVTVHGTGFFARCLQHECDHLEGRIYADHLTGRRRRKLLRQVAKASWHRPSGGSLRESGL